Proteins found in one Paralichthys olivaceus isolate ysfri-2021 chromosome 19, ASM2471397v2, whole genome shotgun sequence genomic segment:
- the rnaseh1 gene encoding ribonuclease H1 isoform X4: protein MAKGKFFYAVQKGFKPGVYKSWDECKSQVEKFPSASFKKFASERDAWAFVRGVELSSPPEVKNAQSFEPAVALLPKRGPEPLEYIPLGKKRCHSDEEVVPPPKRVKETESSSSQNSDGFTYMGDAVVVYTDGCCAGNGKRMARAGIGVYWGPNHPLNVAERLHGRQTNQRAELRAACKALQQAKEKNIKKLVLYTDSKFTINGVTKWVKNWKLNGWRLKSGGEIINKDDFVKLDKLNAELEVVWLHIPGHAGYRGNEEADRLSREGAVKPLEQHDDDDSDDSD from the exons ATGGCGAAGGGCAAGTTTTTCTACGCGGTGCAGAAGGGATTCAAACCCGGAGTCTACAAGTCCTG GGATGAATGTAAGAGTCAGGTGGAAAAATTCCCATCTGCCTCTTTCAAGAAGTTTGCATCAGAGCGAGACGCCTGGGCGTTTGTCAGAGGAGTGGAACTCTCCTCCCCTCCAGAGGTGAAGAACG CTCAGAGTTTTGAGCCGGCTGTCGCCCTTCTTCCTAAAAGAGGCCCAGAGCCTCTGGAGTACATCCCTCTGGGTAAGAAGAGATGCCACTCAGATGAGGAGGTGGTGCCCCCCCCCAAACGagtcaaagagacagaaagctCCTCTTCACAAAACTCAGATGGATTCACATACATGG GTGACGCTGTGGTCGTTTACACTGACGGCTGCTGCGCAGGAAACGGAAAACGCATGGCCCGAGCCGGCATCGGAGTCTACTGGGGTCCCAACCACCCAct GAATGTTGCAGAGCGACTTCACGGAAGACAAACCAACCAACGGGCAGAGTTACGG gCTGCCTGCAAAGCACTGCAACAAGCTAAAGAGAAGAACATCAAGAAGTTGGTTCTTTACACCGACAGCAAGTTCACGATCAATG gtGTGACCAAGTGGGTGAAGAACTGGAAGCTGAACGGCTGGAGACTGAAATCTGGAGGTGAAATCATCAACAAAGACGACTTTGTGAAGCTCGACAAACTGAACGCAGAGCTGGAGGTGGTCTGG ctGCATATTCCAGGTCACGCCGGCTACAGAGGCAACGAGGAGGCTGACAGACTCTCGAGAGAAGGAGCCGTGAAGCCTCTAGAGCAGCATGACGACGACGACAGTGACGATTCCGATTAA
- the rnaseh1 gene encoding ribonuclease H1 isoform X2 yields the protein MAKGKFFYAVQKGFKPGVYKSWDECKSQVEKFPSASFKKFASERDAWAFVRGVELSSPPEVKNAAQSFEPAVALLPKRGPEPLEYIPLGKKRCHSDEEVVPPPKRVKETESSSSQNSDGFTYMGDAVVVYTDGCCAGNGKRMARAGIGVYWGPNHPLNVAERLHGRQTNQRAELRAACKALQQAKEKNIKKLVLYTDSKFTINGVTKWVKNWKLNGWRLKSGGEIINKDDFVKLDKLNAELEVVWLHIPGHAGYRGNEEADRLSREGAVKPLEQHDDDDSDDSD from the exons ATGGCGAAGGGCAAGTTTTTCTACGCGGTGCAGAAGGGATTCAAACCCGGAGTCTACAAGTCCTG GGATGAATGTAAGAGTCAGGTGGAAAAATTCCCATCTGCCTCTTTCAAGAAGTTTGCATCAGAGCGAGACGCCTGGGCGTTTGTCAGAGGAGTGGAACTCTCCTCCCCTCCAGAGGTGAAGAACG CAGCTCAGAGTTTTGAGCCGGCTGTCGCCCTTCTTCCTAAAAGAGGCCCAGAGCCTCTGGAGTACATCCCTCTGGGTAAGAAGAGATGCCACTCAGATGAGGAGGTGGTGCCCCCCCCCAAACGagtcaaagagacagaaagctCCTCTTCACAAAACTCAGATGGATTCACATACATGG GTGACGCTGTGGTCGTTTACACTGACGGCTGCTGCGCAGGAAACGGAAAACGCATGGCCCGAGCCGGCATCGGAGTCTACTGGGGTCCCAACCACCCAct GAATGTTGCAGAGCGACTTCACGGAAGACAAACCAACCAACGGGCAGAGTTACGG gCTGCCTGCAAAGCACTGCAACAAGCTAAAGAGAAGAACATCAAGAAGTTGGTTCTTTACACCGACAGCAAGTTCACGATCAATG gtGTGACCAAGTGGGTGAAGAACTGGAAGCTGAACGGCTGGAGACTGAAATCTGGAGGTGAAATCATCAACAAAGACGACTTTGTGAAGCTCGACAAACTGAACGCAGAGCTGGAGGTGGTCTGG ctGCATATTCCAGGTCACGCCGGCTACAGAGGCAACGAGGAGGCTGACAGACTCTCGAGAGAAGGAGCCGTGAAGCCTCTAGAGCAGCATGACGACGACGACAGTGACGATTCCGATTAA
- the rnaseh1 gene encoding ribonuclease H1 isoform X1, with translation MFRFTGLFRELRRSVCCAADQMAKGKFFYAVQKGFKPGVYKSWDECKSQVEKFPSASFKKFASERDAWAFVRGVELSSPPEVKNAAQSFEPAVALLPKRGPEPLEYIPLGKKRCHSDEEVVPPPKRVKETESSSSQNSDGFTYMGDAVVVYTDGCCAGNGKRMARAGIGVYWGPNHPLNVAERLHGRQTNQRAELRAACKALQQAKEKNIKKLVLYTDSKFTINGVTKWVKNWKLNGWRLKSGGEIINKDDFVKLDKLNAELEVVWLHIPGHAGYRGNEEADRLSREGAVKPLEQHDDDDSDDSD, from the exons ATGTTCAGATTCACTGGTCTCTTCAGAGAACTTCGCAGGAGCGTGTGCTGCGCCGCGGATCAGATGGCGAAGGGCAAGTTTTTCTACGCGGTGCAGAAGGGATTCAAACCCGGAGTCTACAAGTCCTG GGATGAATGTAAGAGTCAGGTGGAAAAATTCCCATCTGCCTCTTTCAAGAAGTTTGCATCAGAGCGAGACGCCTGGGCGTTTGTCAGAGGAGTGGAACTCTCCTCCCCTCCAGAGGTGAAGAACG CAGCTCAGAGTTTTGAGCCGGCTGTCGCCCTTCTTCCTAAAAGAGGCCCAGAGCCTCTGGAGTACATCCCTCTGGGTAAGAAGAGATGCCACTCAGATGAGGAGGTGGTGCCCCCCCCCAAACGagtcaaagagacagaaagctCCTCTTCACAAAACTCAGATGGATTCACATACATGG GTGACGCTGTGGTCGTTTACACTGACGGCTGCTGCGCAGGAAACGGAAAACGCATGGCCCGAGCCGGCATCGGAGTCTACTGGGGTCCCAACCACCCAct GAATGTTGCAGAGCGACTTCACGGAAGACAAACCAACCAACGGGCAGAGTTACGG gCTGCCTGCAAAGCACTGCAACAAGCTAAAGAGAAGAACATCAAGAAGTTGGTTCTTTACACCGACAGCAAGTTCACGATCAATG gtGTGACCAAGTGGGTGAAGAACTGGAAGCTGAACGGCTGGAGACTGAAATCTGGAGGTGAAATCATCAACAAAGACGACTTTGTGAAGCTCGACAAACTGAACGCAGAGCTGGAGGTGGTCTGG ctGCATATTCCAGGTCACGCCGGCTACAGAGGCAACGAGGAGGCTGACAGACTCTCGAGAGAAGGAGCCGTGAAGCCTCTAGAGCAGCATGACGACGACGACAGTGACGATTCCGATTAA
- the rnaseh1 gene encoding ribonuclease H1 isoform X3, with protein sequence MFRFTGLFRELRRSVCCAADQMAKGKFFYAVQKGFKPGVYKSWDECKSQVEKFPSASFKKFASERDAWAFVRGVELSSPPEVKNAQSFEPAVALLPKRGPEPLEYIPLGKKRCHSDEEVVPPPKRVKETESSSSQNSDGFTYMGDAVVVYTDGCCAGNGKRMARAGIGVYWGPNHPLNVAERLHGRQTNQRAELRAACKALQQAKEKNIKKLVLYTDSKFTINGVTKWVKNWKLNGWRLKSGGEIINKDDFVKLDKLNAELEVVWLHIPGHAGYRGNEEADRLSREGAVKPLEQHDDDDSDDSD encoded by the exons ATGTTCAGATTCACTGGTCTCTTCAGAGAACTTCGCAGGAGCGTGTGCTGCGCCGCGGATCAGATGGCGAAGGGCAAGTTTTTCTACGCGGTGCAGAAGGGATTCAAACCCGGAGTCTACAAGTCCTG GGATGAATGTAAGAGTCAGGTGGAAAAATTCCCATCTGCCTCTTTCAAGAAGTTTGCATCAGAGCGAGACGCCTGGGCGTTTGTCAGAGGAGTGGAACTCTCCTCCCCTCCAGAGGTGAAGAACG CTCAGAGTTTTGAGCCGGCTGTCGCCCTTCTTCCTAAAAGAGGCCCAGAGCCTCTGGAGTACATCCCTCTGGGTAAGAAGAGATGCCACTCAGATGAGGAGGTGGTGCCCCCCCCCAAACGagtcaaagagacagaaagctCCTCTTCACAAAACTCAGATGGATTCACATACATGG GTGACGCTGTGGTCGTTTACACTGACGGCTGCTGCGCAGGAAACGGAAAACGCATGGCCCGAGCCGGCATCGGAGTCTACTGGGGTCCCAACCACCCAct GAATGTTGCAGAGCGACTTCACGGAAGACAAACCAACCAACGGGCAGAGTTACGG gCTGCCTGCAAAGCACTGCAACAAGCTAAAGAGAAGAACATCAAGAAGTTGGTTCTTTACACCGACAGCAAGTTCACGATCAATG gtGTGACCAAGTGGGTGAAGAACTGGAAGCTGAACGGCTGGAGACTGAAATCTGGAGGTGAAATCATCAACAAAGACGACTTTGTGAAGCTCGACAAACTGAACGCAGAGCTGGAGGTGGTCTGG ctGCATATTCCAGGTCACGCCGGCTACAGAGGCAACGAGGAGGCTGACAGACTCTCGAGAGAAGGAGCCGTGAAGCCTCTAGAGCAGCATGACGACGACGACAGTGACGATTCCGATTAA